Below is a window of Cytophaga hutchinsonii ATCC 33406 DNA.
ACAGGAAATACTTGTGCCCTTAACCTTTTCGTGGCTGCTTGCAATATTGTTAAATCCCGTTGTTAATTTTCTGGAGCGAAAAAAAATAAACCGGATCGTAGCAATACTTCTTGCAATCACCTTGATGATTGTTGTTACCGCAGGTATCTTGTTTTTTATCGGCTCACAGTTTTCGATGTTTGTGGATATGCTGCCGCAATTAAAACATAAATCCACTGAACTTGCACACAAAGGTCTTACCTGGCTGTCGCATACCTTTAACATTACAACGCCAAAGGTAAACAGCTGGATCAATGAACAGAAAGCAAAAAGTATGGAAGGTGCAAGTGGTTTGCTTGGTACCACACTTGGTACGGTTTCGGGTGTGTTTTTTGCCTTATTCCTTTTGCCTGTCTACATATTCCTGTTTTTATTTTACAAACCACTGCTGCTGCAGTTCATAGCAAAACTGTTTTCAAGTGATAAGCATACGGTTGTGGCGGATGTATTGAAAGAGACAAAAAGTCTTATACAGAATTATTTAGTCGGACTGATGATTGAAATGTGTATTGTAGCTGTTATGAACAGTGTTGCCTTAATGCTTATCGGCATTCCTTATGCGATTCTGCTTGGTGTCATCGGCGCAATACTTAATTTAATTCCATATATCGGTGGAATCGTAGCTATTGCCCTGCCAATGATCATGGGCCTGATGACCGACACCCCTGCTTCTG
It encodes the following:
- a CDS encoding AI-2E family transporter, coding for MTEKLPLYHKLAVITIGLFVFFYVLFLGQEILVPLTFSWLLAILLNPVVNFLERKKINRIVAILLAITLMIVVTAGILFFIGSQFSMFVDMLPQLKHKSTELAHKGLTWLSHTFNITTPKVNSWINEQKAKSMEGASGLLGTTLGTVSGVFFALFLLPVYIFLFLFYKPLLLQFIAKLFSSDKHTVVADVLKETKSLIQNYLVGLMIEMCIVAVMNSVALMLIGIPYAILLGVIGAILNLIPYIGGIVAIALPMIMGLMTDTPASALYVFLAYMLIQFVDNNFLVPKIVASKVKVNAFISIIVVLIGGTLWGVAGMFLSIPLIAILKVIFDRVDALEPFGFLIGDEMPDQATGIFSLHKKENDAA